From the genome of Pelobates fuscus isolate aPelFus1 chromosome 6, aPelFus1.pri, whole genome shotgun sequence, one region includes:
- the LOC134566113 gene encoding uncharacterized protein LOC134566113 yields MFKNIPGWEDEPYASIASEWARSAGKCDCECEKSEIDMPTNLLACLKKFPKDKWQKRGLGGKRTEAVQTWVEQKIGQLPKKKYSVLIVPIPEYIIGIDILKGLTLHLGDGCYSFGTKPYISAKPVVVGKLLMPPVQLPPATKVVHIKQYRIPGGHREIGETIDELLKAGVLRGVTTAWNNPVWPIRKTDHTWRMTVDYRELNKHTPPLTAAVPDTVTLIENIQKHPVIWYAVIDLANAFFTIPIAEENQEQFAFTWLGRQYTFTRLPQGYLHSPTICHRLVAEHLDGVKIPSEVKISHYIDDIMIQGQCEEQCQQILEEIMEHMKSKGWEINPSKIQGPAQTVKFLGIQWNKGHREILPKAKQKVLEFQTPKSKKQAQSFIGLFGFWRQHIPHLSQLLSPLYKVTRKKHDFEWGDEQQNAFEGAKQAIQQALDLWPIQDGDIDLNISVNQQWANWSLWQKQGRTKFPLGFWTRKLLEAGERYTPFERQLLACYWALVDTEQMTVGHTVFLRPEIPIMQWVLSSPKTHRIGHAQESSIIKWKWCIQDRAKTGNSGTAVLHEKIADAPIQEPGYLPDADKPVESPVKWGKSFAQLTQDQAKHAWFTDGSAKYIGNERQWKAVSYNPETKKILTTTGTGKSSQYAELYAVFQALKQEMPGSCHIYTDSWSVANGLTTWLPTWQSHQFMINSKEVWGKDLWEQIWEMVHQNEVTVFHVDAHCNTDSLDRLFNSVADKKAKISEASVENSNSLLGLATWAHQKCGHLGEKATHRWAQQRGILVPLDLIKTVILQCPVCQHEQNRHVPGMVRGQIKRGKAPGQIWQVDYIGPLPMSKNCQYVCTAVDTYSGYLLVHPCKRATQINTIKMLETMIQYYGLPLQIQSDNGSHFKGKLVQDFCNENNVEWIFHIPYYPQAAGLIERMNGLLKQQLRKLGEGTMVKWRDNLPTAVNILNNRPLSDHDTPLTRMIAPNIQAKPYVATNTITYWETEEGALAPYRATPEAAGIDLRARKEERLKTGQVQMFPTDTNNEIGGWDQSDSAEMRWKKIEIRVTCLTINCPNMRANLYGEGYFSHNETESITYIKLPNESFGLLTLESTTPFGCRILYTPVSSNISSEELTQYWCGTAMSFKFAPSYANLFMTH; encoded by the exons ATGTTTAAAAACATTCCCGGATGGGAAGATGAGCCATATGCATCCATTGCCAGTGAATGGGCCCGTTCAGCTGGTAAATGTGATTGTGAATGTGAAAAAAGTGAAATTGACATGCCTACTAACCTTCTTGCTTGTCTGAAAAAGTTTCCAAAAGATAAGTGGCAGAAAAGAG GTCTGGGAGGTAAGAGGACAGAAGCAGTCCAGACCTGGGTAGAACAGAAAATTGGACAGTTGCCAAAAAAGAAGTATTCGGTTTTAATTGTCCCCATACCCGAATACATAATTGGAATTGATATCCTTAAAGGATTGACCTTACATTTGGGGGATGGCTGTTACAGTTTTGGAACTAAACCCTATATATCAGCCAAACCAGTGGTGGTAGGAAAATTGTTAATGCCCCCAGTGCAACTACCACCCGCTACTAAAGTAGTACATATTAAGCAGTACAGGATCCCAGGAGGCCACAGAGAAATTGGAGAAACCATAGACGAATTATTAAAAGCTGGGGTCCTACGAGGGGTCACTACTGCTTGGAACAATCCCGTGTGGCCAATACGTAAAACAGACCATACATGGAGAATGACGGTAGACTACAGAGAATTGAACAAACACACACCTCCACTGACTGCTGCTGTCCCAGACACCGTCACTCTTATAGAAAATATACAGAAGCATCCAGTGATCTGGTATGCAGTTATAGAtttggctaatgccttcttcacTATTCCAATAGCTGAAGAAAATCAAGAGCAGTTTGCTTTCACATGGTTAGGGAGGCAATACACATTCACCAGGTTGCCACAGGGATACTTGCATAGTCCCACCATCTGTCATCGGCTGGTGGCAGAACATCTTGATGGGGTAAAAATACCGTCAGAGGTGAAAATATCCCATTATATAGATGACATTATGATTCAGGGACAGTGTGAAGAACAGTGTCAGCAGATTCTTGAAGAGATCATGGAGCACATGAAGAGCAAAGGGTGGGAGATAAATCCCAGTAAAATACAGGGACCCGCTCAAACAGTAAAATTCTTAGGAATACAGTGGAACAAAGGACACAGAGAAATCCTTCCAAAAGCTAAGCAAAAAGTGCTAGAGTTTCAAACTCCCAAAAGCAAGAAACAAGCTCAAAGCTTTATAGGTCTCTTTGGTTTCTGGAGACAACACATACCACACCTGAGTCAGTTACTCTCCCCTTTGTACAAAGTAACCAGGAAAAAACATGATTTTGAATGGGGAGATGAACAACAGAATGCATTTGAGGGAGCTAAACAGGCTATCCAACAAGCCCTTGATCTATGGCCCATACAAGATGGAGACATAGACTTAAATATATCAGTAAATCAGCAATGGGCTAATTGGAGCCTTTGGCAGAAACAAGGAAGGACTAAGTTTCCCCTTGGTTTCTGGACAAGGAAGTTACTTGAGGCAGGAGAGAGGTACACACCCTTTGAGAGACAGCTCTTGGCCTGCTATTGGGCCTTGGTAGACACTGAACAGATGACAGTAGGACATACAGTGTTCTTACGCCCAGAGATACCTATCATGCAATGGGTACTTAGTTCCCCTAAGACACATAGGATAGGTCATGCACAAGAGTCCAGTATCATAAAATGGAAGTGGTGCATACAGGATAGAGCTAAAACAGGAAATAGTGGTACGGCTGTACTACATGAGAAAATTGCAGATGCACCGATACAAGAACCTGGTTATCTGCCAGACGCAGACAAGCCAGTGGAATCTCCAGTAAAGTGGGGAAAGTCTTTTGCGCAACTAACACAAGATCAAGCAAAGCATGCTTGGTTTACTGATGGTTCAGCAAAATACATTGGTAATGAAAGacaatggaaagcagtgtcttACAATCCAGAAACCAAGAAAATTCTGACTACAACAGGAACAGGAAAAAGTAGCCAGTATGCAGAGTTATATGCAGTCTTTCAGGCTTTGAAACAAGAGATGCCTGGCAGTTGTCATATATACACAGATTCCTGGTCTGTTGCCAATGGACTGACCACGTGGTTGCCTACATGGCAGTCTCATCAGTTCATGATTAATTCAAAGGAAGTCTGGGGAAAAGATTTGTGGGAGCAGATATGGGAGATGGTACATCAAAATGAGGTAACAGTCTTTCATGTTGATGCTCACTGCAATACTGACTCATTGGATCGTCTGTTTAACTCTGTTGCAGACAAGAAAGCCAAGATCTCAGAGGCGTCTGTTGAAAATTCTAACTCACTTTTGGGATTGGCTACTTGGGCCCATCAGAAATGTGGACACTTGGGAGAGAAAGCCACTCACAGGTGGGCACAACAGCGAGGCATTTTAGTGCCACTTGATTTAATTAAAACAGTAATTCTGCAATGTCCAGTGTGTCAGCATGAGCAGAATAGACATGTACCAGGGATGGTACGAGGTCAAATAAAAAGAGGTAAAGCACCAGGGCAAATATGGCAGGTGGATTACATAGGTCCGCTTCCTATGAGTAAAAATTGCCAATACGTATGCACGGCTGTGGATACATATTCAGGGTATTTATTGGTTCACCCTTGCAAGAGGGCAACCCAAATAAATACTATCAAAATGTTGGAAACCATGATACAGTACTATGGTCTTCCATTACAGATTCAGAGTGACAATGGAAGCCACTTTAAAGGAAAATTGGTACAAGATTTTTGTAATGAAAACAATGTTGAATGGATATTTCACATACCTTATTATCCTCAAGCAGCTGGTCTGATTGAAAGGATGAATGGGTTGTTGAAACAACAATTGAGAAAACTTGGTGAAGGGACAATGGTCAAATGGAGAGATAACTTGCCTACAGCTGTGAACATCTTAAACAATAGGCCACTCTCAGATCATGACACCCCCCTCACTAGAATGATCGCACCCAATATACAAGCTAAACCATATGTAGCAACTAACACCATCACATATTGGGAAACAGAGGAGGGAGCCTTGGCACCATACAGGGCTACCCCAGAGGCTGCAGGAATAGACTTGCGAGCCAGAAAGGAAGAAAGACTTAAAACAGGGCAAGTTCAGATGTTCCCCACAG ATACCAACAATGAGATTGGAGGTTGGGACCAGAGTGATTCCGCAGAGATGAGATGGAAAAAGATCGAAATAAGAGTAACCTGCCTGACCATTAACTGTCCAAACATGAGAGCGAACCTCTATGGAGAAGGCTATTTTAGCCACAATGAAACTGAGTCAATTACCTATATTAAGTTACCAAATGAATCATTTGGTTTGTTAACGTTAGAATCTACAACGCCCTTTGGCTGCCGCATACTGTATACGCCTGTAAGCTCTAATATTTCTTCAGAAGAACTTACCCAATATTGG TGTGGCACAGCTATGAGCttcaagtttgcccccagctacgccaacctctttatgACCCATTGA